From one Chloroflexota bacterium genomic stretch:
- a CDS encoding RNA-binding protein has protein sequence MNIYVGNLSLETTEDELRKEFTEFGEVISVTIMNDNYIGSGQPRGYGYVEMASKSEGATAIANLEGKKLRNRIVNVVEALHLSDKRGTVPLNIRSNSQLNKKRERRDIVN, from the coding sequence ATGAATATCTATGTGGGCAACCTATCGCTCGAAACGACCGAAGATGAACTGCGTAAAGAGTTCACAGAATTTGGGGAGGTGATATCTGTAACCATCATGAACGACAATTATATCGGCAGCGGTCAACCGAGGGGCTATGGATATGTTGAAATGGCCTCGAAATCTGAAGGCGCAACCGCGATTGCCAATCTCGAAGGGAAAAAACTGAGGAACCGGATTGTTAATGTCGTTGAAGCCCTTCATCTCTCAGATAAGCGCGGAACGGTTCCCCTCAATATCAGAAGTAATAGCCAACTTAATAAAAAAAGAGAAAGAAGAGACATAGTTAATTAA
- a CDS encoding prohibitin family protein, with the protein MILLLIIGIIVLIIGGYVWQTNKGSQGDPKARLQGSIGSIIGVVVIVASLIYGSFTTIPAGHRGVVIRFSAITGSILDEGLKTKLPFIDSVVKMSVQTQKYEADSSAVTNDLQDVSTTIALNWHLDPSMAAEVYRTLGLEFIDRIAAPAIQETIKQVTAKFNAEDLILRRDEVKAAITDSLSNRLFERGIVTETVSITNFQFSETFTAAIEAKVAAEQAVLEATNKLERVKVEAQQRQAEAKGEADARIAKAIGEAEYIRVVTEAQVAANRDIEGSLTPEVLQYILLDRLGEDIKVIVIPSGQGLDLVLPELQP; encoded by the coding sequence ATGATTTTACTGCTCATTATTGGTATCATCGTCCTTATCATCGGAGGCTACGTTTGGCAGACAAACAAGGGAAGTCAGGGGGATCCCAAAGCTCGACTTCAGGGTAGCATTGGCAGCATTATCGGGGTCGTCGTGATCGTTGCAAGTCTCATCTACGGCTCGTTCACCACTATTCCTGCCGGCCATCGCGGGGTAGTCATTCGGTTCAGCGCCATTACTGGCAGTATTCTAGATGAGGGTCTCAAGACGAAGCTGCCGTTTATCGATTCCGTGGTGAAGATGTCAGTCCAGACCCAAAAATATGAAGCTGATTCGTCAGCAGTAACGAATGACCTCCAGGATGTCAGCACCACCATTGCTCTCAACTGGCACTTAGACCCGAGCATGGCCGCTGAGGTCTACAGAACACTGGGGCTGGAGTTCATTGACAGGATAGCCGCTCCGGCCATTCAGGAGACCATCAAGCAGGTCACTGCTAAATTCAACGCAGAAGACCTTATCCTGAGACGTGACGAGGTCAAGGCTGCCATTACCGATAGCCTGTCGAATCGACTGTTCGAGCGTGGCATTGTAACAGAGACAGTATCGATAACCAACTTCCAGTTCAGTGAAACGTTTACGGCGGCTATTGAAGCCAAAGTCGCCGCAGAACAGGCAGTACTTGAGGCAACGAACAAGCTGGAGCGTGTCAAGGTCGAAGCCCAACAGAGACAGGCAGAGGCTAAAGGAGAAGCAGACGCACGAATAGCCAAGGCGATAGGTGAAGCCGAGTATATCCGTGTGGTCACTGAGGCCCAAGTTGCCGCCAACAGGGACATCGAGGGATCTCTAACACCTGAGGTCCTGCAGTATATCCTGCTCGATAGGCTTGGAGAAGACATCAAGGTCATAGTCATACCATCGGGTCAGGGCCTCGACCTTGTGCTGCCAGAGCTTCAGCCTTGA
- a CDS encoding zinc-ribbon domain-containing protein encodes MSFQDKSLHCSDCGQQFTFTAGEQEFYSCRGFENEPKRCPECRRARKAQRNGSPGYSYASRR; translated from the coding sequence ATGAGTTTTCAAGACAAGTCCCTTCACTGCTCTGATTGTGGGCAACAGTTCACCTTTACTGCCGGAGAACAAGAATTCTATTCATGTCGTGGCTTTGAGAATGAACCTAAGCGTTGTCCCGAGTGCCGCCGAGCAAGAAAGGCACAGCGTAACGGAAGCCCTGGCTACAGCTACGCGTCACGACGGTAA
- the groL gene encoding chaperonin GroEL (60 kDa chaperone family; promotes refolding of misfolded polypeptides especially under stressful conditions; forms two stacked rings of heptamers to form a barrel-shaped 14mer; ends can be capped by GroES; misfolded proteins enter the barrel where they are refolded when GroES binds), whose translation MAKQIIFDQEARQSLKKGIDVLANAVKVTLGPKGRPVALDKKWGAPSVIDDGVTIAKDIELQDPFENMGVQLVKEAASKTNDACGDGTTTSTILAHAIITVGFKNVAAGADPLALKRGIEKATGAIIEELKSVSTPVKDKEQIAQVATITAKDREIGNLIAEVMDKVGKDGVITVEESKGITYETEYVEGMQFDRGYISPYLITKPERMEAEIEDPYILITDKKISAVSDLLPALEKILQVSKNLLIVAEDVDGEALATLVVNKLRGTLNILAVKAPGFGDRRKAMLEDMAILTGGKVISEEVGRKLDSVTVEDLGRARRVTSDKDKTTIVEGKGEDEAIKARIKQIKAQIEETTSDFDREKLQERQAKLAGGVAVIKVGAATEVELKEKKHRVEDALSATRAAVEEGILPGGGVALLNSLSVLDKIDVKGDEATGVDTVRKAVEEPIRWIAVNAGQDGSVVVDAVKKSPAGTGYDAEAGEYGDMVQKGIIDPMKVVRSALQNAASIASMVLITEALVTDIPEKEKAPPMPGGGGMDYGM comes from the coding sequence ATGGCGAAACAGATAATATTTGATCAAGAGGCGAGGCAATCGCTGAAAAAGGGGATAGATGTTCTGGCGAACGCCGTCAAGGTGACACTGGGCCCGAAAGGGCGTCCGGTAGCCTTGGACAAGAAGTGGGGAGCACCATCCGTAATCGATGATGGCGTTACCATTGCCAAAGACATTGAACTCCAGGACCCGTTTGAGAATATGGGCGTGCAGCTGGTCAAGGAAGCAGCCAGCAAGACCAATGATGCCTGTGGTGATGGCACCACTACTTCCACCATTCTGGCGCATGCTATCATCACCGTGGGTTTCAAGAATGTGGCTGCCGGGGCTGACCCGCTGGCGCTGAAAAGGGGCATCGAGAAGGCAACCGGTGCCATCATTGAGGAACTGAAATCGGTCTCAACACCGGTTAAAGACAAGGAACAGATTGCCCAGGTGGCAACCATCACCGCCAAAGACCGGGAAATCGGCAACCTCATTGCCGAGGTAATGGACAAGGTGGGAAAAGACGGCGTGATTACGGTCGAAGAGTCCAAGGGCATTACCTACGAGACGGAATATGTCGAAGGTATGCAGTTCGACCGCGGCTACATCAGCCCTTACTTAATCACCAAACCGGAACGCATGGAGGCGGAGATTGAGGACCCCTACATCCTGATTACGGATAAGAAGATTTCGGCCGTATCCGACCTTCTGCCGGCGCTGGAAAAGATACTGCAGGTATCGAAGAACCTGCTTATCGTGGCGGAGGATGTCGACGGCGAGGCTCTGGCCACCCTGGTGGTGAACAAGCTGCGCGGCACCCTCAATATCCTCGCCGTAAAAGCACCGGGATTTGGCGACCGGCGCAAAGCGATGCTCGAGGACATGGCCATTCTCACCGGCGGCAAGGTAATCTCCGAGGAAGTCGGGCGCAAGCTGGACTCGGTTACCGTTGAGGACCTGGGTCGGGCGCGCCGGGTAACCTCGGACAAGGACAAGACCACCATCGTTGAAGGTAAGGGGGAAGACGAGGCAATCAAGGCGAGAATCAAGCAGATAAAAGCCCAGATTGAGGAGACCACCTCTGACTTCGACCGCGAGAAGCTTCAGGAGCGGCAGGCCAAGCTGGCCGGTGGTGTGGCGGTAATCAAGGTTGGCGCCGCCACCGAGGTTGAGCTCAAAGAGAAGAAGCACCGCGTTGAAGATGCCCTTTCGGCAACGCGAGCTGCCGTAGAGGAGGGCATTCTGCCCGGCGGCGGCGTGGCCCTGCTCAATTCACTTTCAGTTCTGGATAAAATTGATGTAAAGGGAGACGAAGCCACCGGCGTCGATACCGTGCGCAAGGCGGTGGAAGAACCGATTCGCTGGATCGCGGTCAACGCGGGTCAGGACGGTTCGGTGGTCGTCGATGCGGTCAAGAAGAGCCCGGCCGGCACCGGCTACGACGCCGAGGCTGGCGAATATGGCGATATGGTGCAGAAAGGCATCATCGACCCTATGAAGGTCGTCCGGAGTGCCCTGCAGAATGCCGCCAGCATCGCCTCCATGGTGCTGATTACCGAAGCGCTGGTGACCGATATTCCGGAGAAGGAGAAGGCACCGCCGATGCCCGGTGGCGGCGGCATGGACTACGGCATGTAA
- a CDS encoding DEAD/DEAH box helicase, protein MNFETFNLHPSIMAGVRALGYSIPTPIQLQAIPPIMQGRDIIGLAQTGTGKTVAFVLPILERLRSGPRGCVRALIVSPTRELAEQTCEVINTLGSRIGLQSISIYGGVSIEQQTRNLRSGVEIAVACPGRLLDHLWKGTMSLSDLEILVIDEADRMFDMGFLPDIRNILSCIMNKRQTLLFSATMPDNIRRLAREILHDPVTVQIGRTLPAKTVSHVLYPVQQHLKTALLKEILNGTQTESVLVFTRTKHRAERVAQQLVRVGFRVTSLQGNLSQNQRQTALTGFRNGSIKILVATDIAARGIDVLSISHVINYDMPESTDDYIHRIGRTGRVDKNGDALTFVTNADADKIRALERLLNAPLERMTLQDFDYTKPVPDKELRYSQRPRRRIVRKQEIGKQ, encoded by the coding sequence ATGAATTTCGAAACCTTTAATTTGCATCCGAGCATCATGGCTGGTGTACGTGCGCTCGGTTATTCCATACCTACACCAATACAATTACAGGCCATCCCACCGATTATGCAGGGGCGGGATATCATTGGTTTGGCCCAGACCGGAACGGGTAAGACGGTGGCTTTCGTACTGCCTATTCTAGAGCGTCTGCGATCAGGCCCGCGAGGATGTGTTCGGGCTCTGATAGTCTCACCCACGCGCGAGCTGGCCGAGCAGACCTGCGAGGTTATCAACACCCTGGGGAGCAGGATCGGACTGCAGAGCATTTCTATCTACGGCGGGGTGAGCATAGAACAGCAGACCAGGAATCTGCGTAGCGGCGTTGAAATCGCAGTGGCCTGCCCGGGCCGCCTGCTCGACCACCTCTGGAAAGGAACTATGAGTTTATCAGACCTGGAAATCCTCGTCATTGACGAGGCTGACCGGATGTTCGACATGGGTTTTTTACCCGATATTCGTAATATTTTGTCGTGTATCATGAACAAGCGACAGACCCTACTTTTTTCTGCCACCATGCCCGACAATATCCGGCGCCTGGCGCGTGAAATCCTGCATGACCCGGTCACTGTGCAGATCGGCCGCACCTTGCCGGCAAAAACGGTGTCACATGTTCTGTACCCGGTACAACAACACCTCAAAACGGCGCTGTTGAAGGAAATTCTAAATGGCACCCAAACAGAATCGGTGCTTGTCTTTACACGCACCAAACACCGCGCCGAACGTGTAGCGCAGCAACTGGTAAGAGTCGGCTTTAGGGTGACTTCACTGCAGGGGAATCTGTCACAGAATCAGAGACAGACCGCGCTTACAGGCTTCCGTAACGGCTCGATCAAGATTCTGGTGGCGACCGATATTGCTGCCCGCGGTATCGATGTTTTGAGTATTTCCCACGTCATCAATTACGATATGCCCGAGAGTACGGATGACTACATCCACCGAATCGGCCGTACCGGGCGGGTCGATAAAAATGGTGATGCATTAACATTTGTGACAAATGCTGATGCGGATAAGATACGTGCTCTTGAACGGCTTCTTAACGCGCCGCTGGAGCGTATGACGCTTCAAGACTTTGATTACACCAAGCCTGTGCCAGACAAAGAACTACGCTATTCGCAGCGACCGCGACGGCGAATCGTAAGAAAACAAGAGATTGGTAAACAATAG